A region of Pristiophorus japonicus isolate sPriJap1 unplaced genomic scaffold, sPriJap1.hap1 HAP1_SCAFFOLD_3824, whole genome shotgun sequence DNA encodes the following proteins:
- the LOC139250505 gene encoding ras-associating and dilute domain-containing protein-like has translation MLPGTESTTWTAHQWLIGSNLSDTTAKSGEAFGVRQPARSKIKRHNRGLGTVFRGRSFKDQRASEEEGGDTDDPTELSTQVTAPGVLKIFGDEICAGANYKSVLATPCSSAQELVKEALERYSLDKSSGSDYVLCDVIGRSDEDHQWRTECFRVVSDNEKPLILQSLWKPKEGFARRFEIRRKVDVDEIAAKEKDTVTAGINAQARRLQMTRARASSALTDEEIETSFALWRSVSELNLSMKTRESRPSIRSARIEALDPEEDKDRPCLSIEKEETESSDGSSTQFSIHPPFDFPYFLLLQGYCSRQ, from the exons GTCCAATTTGTCGGACACCACCGCCAAATCGGGCGAGGCTTTCGGTGTGCGGCAGCCGGCTCGGAGCAAGATCAAGCGGCACAACCGGGGCCTGGGCACGGTGTTCCGCGGCCGCAGCTTCAAGGACCAGCGGGCGagcgaggaggagggaggagacacAGACGACCCCACTGAGCTGTCCACACAGGTCACGGCCCCCGGCGTGCTCAAGATCTTCGGCGATGAGATCTGTGCGGGCGCTAACTACAAGAGCGTGCTGGCGACACCCTGCTCCAGCGCCCAGGAGCTGGTGAAGGAGGCGCTGGAGAG ATATTCCCTGGACAAGAGCTCTGGCAGTGACTATGTATTGTGCGATGTGATTGGGCGATCAGATGaggaccaccaatggaggacagagTGTTTCCGGGTTGTGAGTGACAATGAGAAGCCCCTCATTCTGCAGTCACTCTGGAAACCGAAGGAGGGTTTCGCTCGGAGGTTCGAAATCCGGAGGAAGGTGGATGTGGACGAAATCGCGGCAAAAGAGAAAGACACAGTGACGGCAG GGATCAATGCTCAGGCTCGCAGACTGCAAATGACCCGAGCACGGGCATCGTCGGCTCTGACAGACGAGGAGATCGAGACCAGCTTCGCTCTTTGGCGGAGTGTCAGTGAGCTGAATCTATCGATGAAGACCAGAGAAAGCAGACCAAGTATCCGGAGCGCTCGGATCGAAGCTCTGGACCCCGAGGAAGACAAAGATCGGCCATGTCTCAGCATCGAGAAAGAGGAGACTGAAAGCAGTGACGGCAGTTCCACCCAGTTCTCCATCCATCCACCCTTCGACTTCCCCTACTTCCTGTTACTCCAGGGTTACTGCTCCAGGCAG